ACGTTGAGTATTTACGTCAGTACGGTGCGTAGTCAACGTAGTCCGGGGCGCGCCCGGTGGTGCGTCCTGCCGGAACCCCGCGCCCCCGCACTACCCGCCCGAGGCGATCCGGTACGCGCCCGGGGTGGTCCCCGTCCAGCGGCGGAAGGCGCGGTGGAAGGCGGTGTCCTCCGAGAACCCCAGCCGGGCGGCGAGTTCCGCGATCGGCTCCCCGCTCTCGGCCAGCCCCGCGATCGCCGCGTCCCGCCGCACATGGTCCTTGAGCTGCTGGAAGGAGGTCCCCTCCTGATGGAGCCGGCGCCGCAGGGTCGCCGGGGAGACGGCGAGGCCGGCCGCCACCTCCCCCAGCTCGGGCAGCCGCGGCGCGCCGCGCAGCCGCCGCGTCAGGGTCCGGCGTACCTGCTCGGCGACCGTGGTCCCGTACTCGGGGCGCGACAGCAGGTCGAAGGGGGCCCGGCGGAGCATCGCGTCGAGCGCGGCGTCGTCCCGTACCAGCGGAGCGGTCAGCCAGTGCGCGTCGAAGACGGCCTCCGTCCGCTCCGCACCGAAGCGGACCGGGCAGTCGAAGAGGGTGCCGTACTCGCCCTCGTGCGGCGGCGGGGGATAGGCGAAGGAGGCGTGGGCCAGGGGGATGCGACGCCCGACGAGCCAGCTGCTGAGCCGGTGCCAGATCGCGAGCACGCACTCGGTGAGGAAGCTCCCCCAGCTACCGCTGGGAGGGGCCCCCACCTCGTCCCGCTCGAAGTCGTTGCGCACGGTGAACCGCGCCTGCCCGCCGCCGGTTTCCAGGGCCAGTTCCGGCCCGCCCGGGAACAGCCCGTAGAACACGGCGGCCCGCTCCACGGCCGCGCCGAGGTCCCGGCAGCCCAGGCAGGCGTGGCACATCATCGCGAAGGTGCCCGGGCGGCTCGGGACGGCGGACAGCCCGAGGAACTCGTCCTGCGTGGTCCGGTACAGGGCCCGGAAGAGGCGCGCGAACTGCGCCGGCGTGATCCGCGCCCGGTCGTCGCCGAGCAACAGCGGCGGGATCTGCGCCTCCTGGAGCAGCGGCACCAGGTCGAAGCCGCCCCGCCGCGCCCCCGCGAGCACGGCGCGCACGTGGTGCACGGTGATCGTCTGCCTCCCCATGGCTCCGACGGTAGCCCCAATGAGCGCTGCGGTCAGCGGGGGTGACGCTTCCGGTCATGCCGGACCGGGCCCGGGGGCGCCCACCATCGGGGGACACCTATCCGGGGAGGGCATGCCATGGACGGTCGGCCGAGCACGCTGGCGGTGTTCACCGAGTGGACCGGGCGGCGGTACGGGCCCGGCACGGCGCTCCGCTTCCGCGCACCCGACGGGGGCTGGCGGACCCGGACGTACGCCGAACTCGGCGCGGCCGTACGGGAGGCCGGGCGGGGGCTGCTGGGGCTGGGCGTCGGGGCCGGGGAGCGGGTGGCGGTGCTCGCGGAGACCCGGCCCGAGTGGACGTACGCCCACTTCGGGATCCTGGCGGCGGGCGCGGTCCTGGTGCCGGTCTACCCGACGGCGGGGGAGGAGGAGCTGGCCTGGGTGCTCGGCGACTCGGAGGCGGTGGTGGCCGTCTGCGAGGACGCGGCCCAGGCGGCCCGGGTGGAGGCGCTGCGGTCCAAGCTCCCCGCGCTGCGGGAGGTCGTACGGATGGACGCGCCGGCCGGGCCGCCGGGGGCCACGGAGTCCGAACTGGCCGCGCGGGCCGCCTCGGTGACCCCCGACGCGGACGCCGCGATCGTCTACACCTCGGGGACCACGGGCCTGCCGAAGGGGTGCCGGCTCACGCACGGCAACCTCGGGGCGATCCAGGACGCCACCCTGCCCCTGGTCCAGGGCGGGCCGGGGGACTCCACGTACCTGTACCTGCCGCTGGCGCACCTGCTGGCGCAGCTGATCCAGTTCACCACCCTGCTGGAGGGCGGGGAGCTGTGCTACTTCGGGGGCCGGGTGGAGGCGGTGGTGGCCGAGCTGGCGCAGGCCCGGCCCACGCACCTGCCGTCGGTGCCCCGGCTGTTCGAGAAGGTGCACGCGGTGGTGCTGGGGCTGGCGGAGGGGCAGGAGGGCGGCCGGGAGCGCTTCGAGGAGGCGGTGCGGCTGGGGGTGCTGGCGGCCGACGGCCGGCTCCCGGAGTCGCTGCGGGCGCAGTACGAGGCCGCGGAGAAGTCCCTGTACTCCCTGGTCCGGGACGCCTTCGGGGGCAGGCTGAAGTGGGCCCTCACGGGCGGAGCCCCGATCGCCCCGGCCACCCTGGACTTCCTGCGCGCCTGCGGGATCCGGGTGTTCGAGGGCTACGGGATGACCGAGTCCGGCGGGGTCATCAGCCTCAACCACCCGGGCGCCGTCCGCCACGGCACGGTGGGCCGGCCGATCGAGGGCTGCGAGGTGGAGATCGCACCGGACGGGGAGGTGCTCGCCCGCGGCCCGATGGTCTTCCCCGGCTACCACGCGAACCCCGCCGCGACGGCCGAGGCCCTGGACGCGGACGGCTGGCTGCACACCGGGGACCTGGGCGAACTGGACGGCGACGGCTTCCTGACCATCACCGGCCGCAAGAAGGAGCTGATCATCACCTCGGCCGGCAAGAACATCACCCCGACCGAGGTGGAGTTCGCCGTCCAGAGCGCCTCCCGCTTCGTCTCCCGCGCCGTCCTGATCGGCGACCGGCGCCCCCACCCGGTGGCCCTGATCACCCTGGACGCCCAGGAGGTCACCGCATGGGCGGACCGGGAGTCCCTGGACCTCGGCCCCCGCCCGGCCGCCCACCCCGCGGTACGGGCCCTGGTGGCGCAGGCCGTCGCCGAGGCCAACGCCACCGTCTCCCGCCCGGCCCGGATCCGCGCCTTCCGCGTCCTGGACGAGGAGTTCTCGGTCCGGGCCGGCACCCTCACCCCGACCCTGAAACTGCGCCGCGCGGAGGTGGCCCGCCGCTACGCCGCCGAGATCGAGGAGCTGTACGGGGCCTGAGGACCCGTGTCACCTCTCGATGTCGAAGGCCTCCACGGTGTTCACGACGTTTCCGCCGCCGTCCTGGCCGCCGATGGCGTAGACGCACGTGCGGCTCAGGGCAACCGGGCAGGGCGCGCTCGCCCCGGCCAGGAAGGAACGGGCGGTGGGCAGCGGGGGCAGCGTCGCCCAGACGTTGTCGACGGGGTTGAAGACCGAAGACCGAGGGTCGAGGGGCGAGGGGCGAACTTCCGGGCTCAGGCCAGCGCGCGGGCCAGGCGGGCCAGGCCCTCGGTGATCTCCTCCGGGGTGTGCGTGGTGAAGGACAGCCGCAGAGTGCGGGGGTCCGGGGTGCCGGTGTGGAAGGGGGCTCCGGGGACGTAGGCCACCTCGTGCGCGACGGCGGACTTCAGCAGGGCGCCCGCGTCGTACCCCTCGGGGAGCCGGGCCCAGACGAACATGCCGCCCTCGGGGCGGTTCCACTCCGAGCCCGCCGGGAGCGCCCCGCCGAGTCCCGCCAGCAGGGCGTCGCGCCGGGCCCGGTAGGCCTCCCGGACCCGGGCGGTGTGGGCGTCGAGGTCGTGGGCGCCGAGGTAGTGGGCGGCGGCCAGCTGGTCCACCGTCGAGGTGTGCAGGTCCGCCGCCTGCTTGGCGACCACCGCCGCGCGGCGCAGGGCGGAGGGGGCGCGCAGCCAGCCCAGCCGCAGCCCCGGGGCCATGACCTTGGAGAAGCTGCCGAGCAGGGCGGTACGGTCCTCCGCGCCCGGGTGGGCGGCGATCCAGGGCCGGTGGGCGCCCTCGTAGCGGAGGTCGCCGTACGGGTCGTCCTCCACCAGCCACAGCCCCAGGCGGGCCGCGATCCGGGCCACCTCGGCCCGGCGCTCTCCCGGCAGGGTGCGCCCGGTCGGATTCTGGAAGGTGGGGATGGTGTAGAGCAGCTTCGGCCGCTCCCGGGCGGTGATCTCGGCGAGGGCGTCGGGGAGCAGGCCCTGCCCGTCGCAGGGGACGGGTATGACGCGGGCTCCGGCCAGGCCGAAGCACTGGAGGGCCGCCAGGTAGGTGGGGTTCTCCACGAGCACCGTGTCGCCGGGTTCCAGGAGGGTGGCGGCGAGGAGGGTGAGCCCCTGCTGGGAGCCGGTGGTGATCAGCACCTCGTCCGCCGAGGTGGCCAGGCCGCGCGCCCCGGCCCGGGCGGCGACGGCCGCGCGCAGCTCGGGGGCGCCCTCGGTGGTGGAGTACTGCAGGGCCCGGGCGGCTCCGGTTCCGGTGAGGGTGGCCTCGTACGCTGCCCGCAGGCCGGCGGTGTCGAAGAGTTCGGGGGCGGGCAGGCCCCCGGCGAAGGAGATCACCCCGGGGCGTTCGGTGAGCGCGAGGATCTCCCGTACGGGCGAGGCGCCCACGGTGCTCGCGCGGGCGGCGAAGGCGGGCAGTGCGGCGTGCGGTGCGGCGGCTTGCGGGGCGGCGGTGGTGCCAGGGCGCATGGGGGCTCCTTCGGTGGCGGGTGGCCGCAGCGTCTCTGATCAGCTGAGCGATCCCGTGTCAGACGTGGTGTCTGGCAGTGGGATTTCCCACCGTGGTGGGGTGGCGTGGGCGTGGAGGTGGAATCCGGCGCCCAGTGCTGCCCCTCGTGGCCGGTGTCGGCTGGTGGTGGGTGTGCTGATCGTTGTCACGTCCTGGTGCCGGTGGGCTGCGCGGGGCAGTCGTTTCCGGTCCGTGTGAGCGTGTCCCTCCGGACGCTGGCCTGCCGGGCCCGGGGGCCTGGCAGGGGAGGGTGTCCGGCGTCGCCTGGGCGTCGGACGTGTTGTCTGGTGCCGGGTGGGTCCGGTCTTGGTCCGGTCCGGCGGGCTGGGCTTCGGCGGCGTGGGTGTGATGACCGCGTTTGTTTCGAGTCGGTCGATGACGGTGCGGACGGCCATGGCGCCCGTGGTGCGGTCGGTCACGGTCTTCGCCTGGTGGGCCAGGCCGCGGGCTGCGATGCGCTGCCACGCGCCGTGGTCACGATCGCCCTGCCAGCCGCAGCCGGGACTCGGGCAGGCGGCCCACTTCCAGCCGGGTGTGGTGGGCCGGTCGGGGGATTTGCAGTGCCGCAGCGGGGTGAGGCATCGCGGGCAGTGCTTGGAGGTGTTCCTCGCGGGGATCGTGACGACGGCGATGCCTGCCTCGGCGGCGAGGTGCCGCATGTGGTCGGTGATCTGGCCGCGTATCTGCTGGGAGAGGCGTGTGTTGAGGGTGCGGCCCATACCGCGGGCTTCCATCGACCTCAGGTCCTCGACGTAGATGACGCTCGCCCGGGCGGCGATGGCCTGGTCGACCGCCCACCTGGCGGCGGCCCAGGCCAGCGCGTCGTTCAGGTTCGAGCGGCGTGCGCAGACCCGGCTGATCTCCTCGCGCAGAACGGTGTGCTTGGCGGCCAGCGGGTGCTGTTCATCTCCGGTGGTGAGCCGCTCGTAGTGGTCGGACTTGGCATTCAGATGCTCGCCCTGGCGGCGCAGGCGGTGCTGTTTGGCCAGGACACCGGCTGCCCGGAACATGCCTCCAGTCCCGAGGGCGGTGATCCGCCCGTCGCTAGGGAGCCTCGCGGCCCCGCAGGAGAGCAGGGTGTTGAGGCCCCAGTCCACCCCGAGCGCGACGGTGTGCCCGCTGCGGGCTGCCTTCGGGACGGCGTGGGTGTACGCGAGATCAGCGCGGACACGGCCCCGGTGCAGGCACAGCGTGGGCAGGTGCAGTACCGCGTTCACGGGGATCGTCGGGGGCAGCTTGATGGGGCAGGCCACCCATGTCCAGTCCTTGTAGGACTGCGGGTCAGGCCGGGTCGGGAGCTGCAAGCGCAGCAGCGCCCGGCCTGGTGTATCCGCCCGCTCGATGGTGGCCTGCTGCCCGTCACACGCCGACAGCAGCAGCATCTGCGCCACCCGGGGCGCGCTCTCCATCTCGAACAGACCGGCGGGCATGACGTCGTGCTTCTTGACGAACGTGAGGACCTGCCGGGTGCGGGACTTGATGACGGTCGACGGCAGATGCCGCCCGCCCGGGGCGGCCTCACGGACGGCGTCCCACTCCTGACCCATCCGTTTGAAGGGGTCGGCGGGCCAGTTATCGATGACTGCTGCGGTCAGGTCGGCGCGCCACTTGACCGACCGCAGGACGCGTCCGGCCTGCTCCTGCGCCATCCGAACGATCCGGTCATTGACCCGAACACCCTCTGGCGGCACGACGGTCCAGCCCAGCCGGCGCAGCGCCATCCAGGCGTTCGACGGCAGCTTCCTGCCCCCGCCGTCCTCCCCGGACGCGAGCACAGTCACGTCGGCGGCGTTCCAGTGCGCGGTCAGCAGCTTGGCGCTCATGCCGGAGACCAGAGAGGCACACCAGCCGACACGATCCGCGAGCGCGGAAGCGGTCAGCAGTTCACCGCTCACCTCATCCACGCCCGCCCGCAGCAGGCCACGGGCACAAGCGGTCCAGGCGGTCTCGCCCCCGGCGAGCGGCACCTTCCGACTCAACGCTCACCCTCCCCCCCACACCCGTACTGTCATCCGATCGACGACACCCCATACGAAAGGTCACCCATTCGACCAACGAACCCACAACCGACACCGGCCGAACAGCAGGACGAGAGAGTCGTGACGATCACTACGGATGCGTAAGGAACCTCGTGAGCCTAGCGAGGAAAGATGCATAAGGCACCTGCCTGTCCACGAGGTGAACGCCGTCCGGCCTCTCCCCAACTGATGACTTGTCAGATAGACCGGTGTCATGACGAGAGACGAAGACACCCGGCCCGGGGCCTACGCGGAACTCGCGGCCGTCGGCCCGTACGGGGTCCGCCCCGGCCACGCCCTGATCACCATGGTGGAGCCGCACCCGGGCCACGAGTACGCCTACAACCGCTGGTACGAGGACGACCACTACTACGCGGGCGCCATGGCCATGCCCTGGATGTACGCGGGCCGCCGCTGGGTGGCCACCCGTGAACTCCAGGAGCTGCGCTACCCCGAGAAATCGGCCGTCGCCCAGCCCGTCACCGCCGGGTGCTACCTCTCCACGTACTGGGTGACCGAGGGCCGCTACGACGAGCACATGAAGTGGACGGTCGGCATCAACAAGCGGCTGAACCGCGACGGCCGGGTCTACCAGGACCGCACGCACGTCTTCACGGCCTTCCAGGACCACGAGGCGACCGTCTACCGCGACGGGGCCGCCGGCCCCCGGGACTTCCACGCCCTCGACCACCCCTACGCCGGGCTCGTGCTCCAGGTCGTCGACGCCGACGGGCCCGGGCGGCGGGCGGAGCTACTGGAGTGGCTGCGCTCCCGGGCCCTGCCGCGGCGGCTGTCCGGCTCGCCCGCGGCGATGGTGACGCTCTTCCGGCCGACCCCGCTGCCCGGGGACCGGATGACCTACGTCAAGCAGGTCGAGGGGGTCGACAGCCGGCTCACCCTGCTGTGGTTCCTGGAGGCCGACCCGCGCACCTGCTGGGACCGCTTCCAGGGGCTGGACGCGGAGGTCGCGGAGTCGGGGCTGGGGCGGGTGGAACTGGTGGCGCCGTTCATCCCGACGGTGCCGGGGACCGACCGGTACGTGGACCAGCTGCGCTGAGGCCGCGGCGGCGGGCATGGCCGAGCCCTCTCGGCCAGGACGGCGGGCCGGTCGAGAGGGCTCCGTACGAGGTGCGGGGGGTGCGGGTGGTGCTGGTGGCGACGTTCAGGCGAGGCGCCCCAGTCCGCCCTCGACGACATCGGTGACGAAGGAGGTCCAGGAACCCGGCGCGAAGGTGACGGACGGACCGTCCTGCACCTTCGAGTCGCGGACGGCGATGGCCTCCATGACGGGGGACTTGACCTCGACGCAGGCCCCGTTTCCGCCGGAGTAGGAGGACTTGGTCCAGTTTTCCGTGCCGCCCTGACGAATAGCCATGTTCTTCTCCGGTTCAGCGAGTAGTTCCGGTTGCGTGCCGGCCGGAGATTTCCCCGGCTGACGTGATCGACGCTACCGGCAGCTCTCGATGGCTGAAGGAGGCATTCACTCGACCGGGTGGCATATTCCATTCAGGCCTTCTGTGGCCGGGGACCGACGGTGTACCGTGCTGGCCCCCTCGCCACTTCAGGCCCTCTCAGGGCAGTTCGTCACTTCGCCTTGCCCGCGTATTGGTCGATGATGTCGGAGATGAACTGCCTGGTCTGGTCGACGTTGAGCGCCTGGGCGCGCAGGTGCTCGTACATCACGCTGTATTTCTGAA
The Streptomyces sp. NBC_00091 genome window above contains:
- a CDS encoding AraC family transcriptional regulator, coding for MGRQTITVHHVRAVLAGARRGGFDLVPLLQEAQIPPLLLGDDRARITPAQFARLFRALYRTTQDEFLGLSAVPSRPGTFAMMCHACLGCRDLGAAVERAAVFYGLFPGGPELALETGGGQARFTVRNDFERDEVGAPPSGSWGSFLTECVLAIWHRLSSWLVGRRIPLAHASFAYPPPPHEGEYGTLFDCPVRFGAERTEAVFDAHWLTAPLVRDDAALDAMLRRAPFDLLSRPEYGTTVAEQVRRTLTRRLRGAPRLPELGEVAAGLAVSPATLRRRLHQEGTSFQQLKDHVRRDAAIAGLAESGEPIAELAARLGFSEDTAFHRAFRRWTGTTPGAYRIASGG
- a CDS encoding long-chain fatty acid--CoA ligase, with protein sequence MDGRPSTLAVFTEWTGRRYGPGTALRFRAPDGGWRTRTYAELGAAVREAGRGLLGLGVGAGERVAVLAETRPEWTYAHFGILAAGAVLVPVYPTAGEEELAWVLGDSEAVVAVCEDAAQAARVEALRSKLPALREVVRMDAPAGPPGATESELAARAASVTPDADAAIVYTSGTTGLPKGCRLTHGNLGAIQDATLPLVQGGPGDSTYLYLPLAHLLAQLIQFTTLLEGGELCYFGGRVEAVVAELAQARPTHLPSVPRLFEKVHAVVLGLAEGQEGGRERFEEAVRLGVLAADGRLPESLRAQYEAAEKSLYSLVRDAFGGRLKWALTGGAPIAPATLDFLRACGIRVFEGYGMTESGGVISLNHPGAVRHGTVGRPIEGCEVEIAPDGEVLARGPMVFPGYHANPAATAEALDADGWLHTGDLGELDGDGFLTITGRKKELIITSAGKNITPTEVEFAVQSASRFVSRAVLIGDRRPHPVALITLDAQEVTAWADRESLDLGPRPAAHPAVRALVAQAVAEANATVSRPARIRAFRVLDEEFSVRAGTLTPTLKLRRAEVARRYAAEIEELYGA
- a CDS encoding PLP-dependent aminotransferase family protein: MRPGTTAAPQAAAPHAALPAFAARASTVGASPVREILALTERPGVISFAGGLPAPELFDTAGLRAAYEATLTGTGAARALQYSTTEGAPELRAAVAARAGARGLATSADEVLITTGSQQGLTLLAATLLEPGDTVLVENPTYLAALQCFGLAGARVIPVPCDGQGLLPDALAEITARERPKLLYTIPTFQNPTGRTLPGERRAEVARIAARLGLWLVEDDPYGDLRYEGAHRPWIAAHPGAEDRTALLGSFSKVMAPGLRLGWLRAPSALRRAAVVAKQAADLHTSTVDQLAAAHYLGAHDLDAHTARVREAYRARRDALLAGLGGALPAGSEWNRPEGGMFVWARLPEGYDAGALLKSAVAHEVAYVPGAPFHTGTPDPRTLRLSFTTHTPEEITEGLARLARALA
- a CDS encoding zinc ribbon domain-containing protein, encoding MSRKVPLAGGETAWTACARGLLRAGVDEVSGELLTASALADRVGWCASLVSGMSAKLLTAHWNAADVTVLASGEDGGGRKLPSNAWMALRRLGWTVVPPEGVRVNDRIVRMAQEQAGRVLRSVKWRADLTAAVIDNWPADPFKRMGQEWDAVREAAPGGRHLPSTVIKSRTRQVLTFVKKHDVMPAGLFEMESAPRVAQMLLLSACDGQQATIERADTPGRALLRLQLPTRPDPQSYKDWTWVACPIKLPPTIPVNAVLHLPTLCLHRGRVRADLAYTHAVPKAARSGHTVALGVDWGLNTLLSCGAARLPSDGRITALGTGGMFRAAGVLAKQHRLRRQGEHLNAKSDHYERLTTGDEQHPLAAKHTVLREEISRVCARRSNLNDALAWAAARWAVDQAIAARASVIYVEDLRSMEARGMGRTLNTRLSQQIRGQITDHMRHLAAEAGIAVVTIPARNTSKHCPRCLTPLRHCKSPDRPTTPGWKWAACPSPGCGWQGDRDHGAWQRIAARGLAHQAKTVTDRTTGAMAVRTVIDRLETNAVITPTPPKPSPPDRTKTGPTRHQTTRPTPRRRRTPSPARPPGPAGQRPEGHAHTDRKRLPRAAHRHQDVTTISTPTTSRHRPRGAALGAGFHLHAHATPPRWEIPLPDTTSDTGSLS
- a CDS encoding DUF397 domain-containing protein, whose amino-acid sequence is MAIRQGGTENWTKSSYSGGNGACVEVKSPVMEAIAVRDSKVQDGPSVTFAPGSWTSFVTDVVEGGLGRLA